AGCAGTTCTTTTTTGGAGAATCGAATACCCTCCCCTTTTATAGTGAATATTCCTTCACTATAATCTAATCTTTTTCTATTACCGTTCAACGTATAAAAAAGATGTGCATTATTAAGGTCCGTTGCAATTGGCTCTCCGTAACCTAGCTGCTTGAAAAAATCTTCTCCTTGTTGTTGAGCAGACTGTAAACGATCGACCTGTTCGATCATCTTCTTAAAATATTCCCGTTCAATTTTTCTTAGATTCGGATGATCAGAATCGAGCAAGATTAATCCTTCATCTTTAAAGATCCAATTCATCACTCTTGAAAAGAAATCAACAAACGTCTCCGACTGAGTTGCTAGCTCTTTTATCGATGTGACTAATGATTCGGTGTGGTCAGTTTCTGGTAACGTTTTAAATACATCATCTAACCACAAATCAAAGGTTGCTTTTGGAAGTAGAGTCTTAGATAGAGAAGTCGAGGAATCAATCATATCAATCCCCTTCTTCTTCCAAGTTTTCCCCTTTTTCGTATAAACAAAACGAACTTCCTCTAAATCATGATCTTCCCCAGCCACCCAAAAGACTGGCACAACAGGTATACCTAATTGTTCTTCTTGCTCTTTAGCAAGTAAAACCACACTCATTGCTTTATAAACCGTATAAAGAGGGCCTGTTAGAAGTCCTGCTTGTTGTCCTCCTACAACCACGACGGATTGTGTATCTTGTAATTTATCAATATTGTTTTGGACGGCTTCTGTATTAGGCAAATCGTTATGTGTATTATGTAAATGTTTAATTAGTTCTTCTCTAGGGAACGAGCGAGATTGGAGCTCACTTACTCTTTGTTTATAACGTGTTTCGTCCGTTAGGTCATAATCAAAACAGGCAAGTGTATTCGGATGCCCAACCAAATAATCCGAGAGAAAGTCAGGCTTTTTGACAAGGTCCATTTCTTTGACTTCCATTGAGCGACATCCCTTCATCATATGTAATCAAACTCAATCATAGCAAAGTATGGACTTAGCAACAAATCATATGACTCCTAGCTAAAGTCCACCAATTACTCGTGTGACAATTCCGTATCCACTTAAGATCAAGTATAAAAAAAAGAATAAAAGAAAATTAAAGCGCCAAATTCCTCGAAATAATTTACGTACATGAATGTCTCCTGCTACTTTCCAATGGATAATTGTAAAAATAAGTGCAATTAAAAAGAAGATCGTTAATAATAGCCAGAAAAATGAGCGAGACCAAAGTTCTAAAATAATAAAATAAACAGCTGCGATTAAGAAGATCACCGATGCATCCGATGCTAATCGAATCGCCCTAGATTTATTTTTAGTTAGTTTAACCGTAATAATATAAACAACATACCATCCCAGCAAAGGAATGGTTATAACCGTTGCGATGAGCCAAGTAAGTGCCGTTGTCAATTCTTCTCCCCTCCTTTTTCTTTGCCTTTAATGGCTTCATGAAGGAACTGTACCGTAGGAACTTGGCTACCCACAGCCTCAGCTCGCTTGATCAAGTATCCTGTCATACTATCAATTTCTGTTTGTCGATTTTGTTTGATATCCACAAGCATTGAAGATTGATTTCTAGAAGTTTTATTGCAAATTGCACATACAAGTGACCAAAGATATTCTTGATCTTTTTTGCGCTCTAAAATTCCAATCACCTCTGAAAACACTTGCTTCATTAAAAGACGATAGTGAGAATTCACTATCAGAACCCCATTTTCTGTATCAAGTAGTGCTGTTAACGGATTAATACAGACATTCACTATCAGTTTTTCCTCAAGCATGTCCAGCCATTTGTCATGTCGAGTTAAAGGGAAGCAACTATCGTGTATGTTCCTGCTCAAATGTAAAAATACCCCTTTTGCATTTGTCACATTCGCCCACCGTATCCTCCCAACACCTGTATGATATACCGTATTTGCATTCTGTCGCTTAGCTCCATGCTCGACGACGCCAACACATACCTCTGCCTTGCTTTGAAATTTCTCTATTAGTGGCACATGCCCCATTCCATTTGATAAAAACATTATCGCCTCATAGATTAGATCTTCTTTTTGAATAAAGTCGAGAATTGGTTCTAACTGATAGGATTTGACAGTAACGCATAGGACCTCTGTTTTTTCGGAGGGCAGTTCATCAAAAGTAATTGCATGACAAGCTACATAATCCCTTAAATGTCGCTTGCTTTCTAGTACAATTCCATCTTTTTTAATTTGGTTCGCTTGTTCTTGTGTTCTTGTGACTAAAGTGACTTCTTGATTTGACTTTCGCATGTAATAAGCAACCAGTAATCCAATCGCACCTGCACCAATAATATGTACGTTCATAAGCTTCTCCTTTTTCACACAGCTTTTCAAATTGTACCATATTAACCCAGATAGGAGACAAGGTTTTATTTATCAGAAAATTATAACTTTTATAATATCGGTTAGTATTTTTAGTTTTCTTAACGCTTCCATTATAATTTGTAGTAGAATAGAGTAAGAACATCAATGTAGCATTTACAAGGAGGAGTTTGATTATGGCTCAACACGAAGTTAAGCGCTTACTTACTAATTATAAAACTCTTGAGGAATTTAAAAACTTTCGTGAATTCGGCGCTGCCGAACTTTCTATGAAGGATGACTTAAAAGCAAATATCATCGAAAATGATAGCGAGTCCCCGTTTTACGGGATCTATTTTGGAAAGAAGCTCGTGGCACGAATGAGTCTTTATCGAATTGAAGGTAAATATGACCGTTATTTCGAGCCACAACAAGACTACCTTGAGCTTTGGAAGTTAGAAGTGTTAGAGCCTTACCGTGGAAAAGGATACGGATCATCACTTGTCGATTTCGCTAAAAGTTTTAAATTACCAATAAAAACAAATGCTCGCCAAGCTTCTAGTGAATTTTGGGAGAGAATGGGGTTTGAATCATCCACTTACCAACCAAGTCGAGATCGTGGTGAAAGCCCTTATGTTTGGTATCCAGTGGGCGTTCATGAACAAATAAGTTTAACAAACGACACACCGACCATTGAGTCTCATGACACGATTTAACCAAAAGCTACTAGATGATCTATACTCATCTAGTAGTTTTTTCTCTCTCGCAGAACATTTTCTTCATAAAAACATACTAAAAGCCCTGCACCATAAATGGGCGCAAGGACTTTTAATTTTTCCGTTATTTTGATGACTGAGCAACACTTTTGTTATCTTGCTCGTAAAACGATAATTGCCTCGCACGATCCATAATGCCAATTAACGCTTTATAATCTTCTGCAATAATTTGCTTTTCTCGTTCGAGTTTTTCTACTCGTTTTGTTAATGCTTCATTTTCTTGTTCCAGCTGTGTTACAAGTTCTTTCTTCACTTGTGTCCCGTGTTCTTTATGGTACTCGGCTAAAAACTCGATCACATGCTCCATTGTTAGCGCAGGAGTTTCTAACTGACTTTGCACAACCGCCGCTCCTTGTTCTTCAGACAGTGTAGGACGTTCTTCCTTCCATTCTGCATCCTCGTATGCTTGGTTAACGACTGTCGTTACCTCCACAGCTTTTCCCTTCGCTCTCTGCTTTTTCGCTAAAGCGATCGCAGATTCATACTTTTTTCGAATGGCAGAATTCCAACGAAACCCACAAGCTGCATTGGTTCTTGACAATCGCTGCCCCACTTCTTCAAATGCTGCAAGTTGCGTACTGCCTTCACGAATATGACGCAACACTACCTCTGCTAATATCAAATCCTCATCTGTACTCCAAGCATCTTGACGAATTGTTGTCATATAGACCCTCCTTCTCACTCTTTGTTCATACGTATGCAACTACTAGAGGAGATAGACTTTGTTCTAGTAAGAGATTA
Above is a genomic segment from Bacillus sp. FJAT-45037 containing:
- a CDS encoding 2-dehydropantoate 2-reductase, which codes for MNVHIIGAGAIGLLVAYYMRKSNQEVTLVTRTQEQANQIKKDGIVLESKRHLRDYVACHAITFDELPSEKTEVLCVTVKSYQLEPILDFIQKEDLIYEAIMFLSNGMGHVPLIEKFQSKAEVCVGVVEHGAKRQNANTVYHTGVGRIRWANVTNAKGVFLHLSRNIHDSCFPLTRHDKWLDMLEEKLIVNVCINPLTALLDTENGVLIVNSHYRLLMKQVFSEVIGILERKKDQEYLWSLVCAICNKTSRNQSSMLVDIKQNRQTEIDSMTGYLIKRAEAVGSQVPTVQFLHEAIKGKEKGGEKN
- a CDS encoding DUF3397 domain-containing protein — protein: MTTALTWLIATVITIPLLGWYVVYIITVKLTKNKSRAIRLASDASVIFLIAAVYFIILELWSRSFFWLLLTIFFLIALIFTIIHWKVAGDIHVRKLFRGIWRFNFLLFFFLYLILSGYGIVTRVIGGL
- the bshC gene encoding bacillithiol biosynthesis cysteine-adding enzyme BshC, which encodes MEVKEMDLVKKPDFLSDYLVGHPNTLACFDYDLTDETRYKQRVSELQSRSFPREELIKHLHNTHNDLPNTEAVQNNIDKLQDTQSVVVVGGQQAGLLTGPLYTVYKAMSVVLLAKEQEEQLGIPVVPVFWVAGEDHDLEEVRFVYTKKGKTWKKKGIDMIDSSTSLSKTLLPKATFDLWLDDVFKTLPETDHTESLVTSIKELATQSETFVDFFSRVMNWIFKDEGLILLDSDHPNLRKIEREYFKKMIEQVDRLQSAQQQGEDFFKQLGYGEPIATDLNNAHLFYTLNGNRKRLDYSEGIFTIKGEGIRFSKKELLELVDVHPERFSNNVVTRPLMQELLLPVLTFVAGPGELAYWATLKPVFKLFDLHIPPLSPRIHLTVVPRSLAKWFNEHECSYERFMRGEGSSMKGSWLNEAEDYPIHEVMAQVKQSIAVSHLDIQQLAQSMDPTIYTLAKKNETKIFDQLEFMEKKMVNYLKEKHEVTLSKFDEADAWLFPLSRPQERVVHPILLLNIAGPDAFRRMMNLDMSLDARHKLVFL
- a CDS encoding RsfA family transcriptional regulator; translation: MTTIRQDAWSTDEDLILAEVVLRHIREGSTQLAAFEEVGQRLSRTNAACGFRWNSAIRKKYESAIALAKKQRAKGKAVEVTTVVNQAYEDAEWKEERPTLSEEQGAAVVQSQLETPALTMEHVIEFLAEYHKEHGTQVKKELVTQLEQENEALTKRVEKLEREKQIIAEDYKALIGIMDRARQLSFYEQDNKSVAQSSK
- a CDS encoding N-acetyltransferase, which gives rise to MAQHEVKRLLTNYKTLEEFKNFREFGAAELSMKDDLKANIIENDSESPFYGIYFGKKLVARMSLYRIEGKYDRYFEPQQDYLELWKLEVLEPYRGKGYGSSLVDFAKSFKLPIKTNARQASSEFWERMGFESSTYQPSRDRGESPYVWYPVGVHEQISLTNDTPTIESHDTI